The Amycolatopsis sp. DG1A-15b genome window below encodes:
- a CDS encoding DUF4429 domain-containing protein has protein sequence MRFDGRTVTLRIDTKTMGIVPDRADHKFPVAEITGIRHRPATTWKRGQIVFEKAEAPTEVVTNVPLFADKLPGNVFEYEYPKLAKVKEFLEAVEQARKK, from the coding sequence ATGCGTTTCGACGGGCGAACCGTCACTCTCCGGATCGACACGAAGACCATGGGCATCGTCCCCGACCGGGCGGACCACAAGTTCCCGGTCGCGGAGATCACCGGTATCCGGCACCGCCCGGCGACCACGTGGAAACGCGGCCAGATCGTCTTCGAGAAGGCGGAAGCCCCCACGGAGGTCGTCACCAACGTGCCGCTCTTCGCCGACAAGCTGCCCGGCAACGTCTTCGAGTACGAGTACCCGAAACTCGCCAAGGTCAAGGAGTTCCTGGAAGCCGTCGAGCAGGCGAGGAAGAAGTAG
- a CDS encoding protein kinase produces the protein MTDAGELIAGRYRLAERIGQGSMGVIWRARDERLDRVVAVKQLDYDAAIGPAAGEQASLRALREARLTARLRHPHAITVHDVVEAPGGPYLVMEYLPSRSLAEILLDRETLPAEEVARIGLPIASALAAAHAEGVVHRDVTPGNVLLGESGVVKIADFGISRATGEGTVTGGGFIAGTPAYLAPEVAGGHEAGFPADVFSLGATLYRALEGTPPFGNDDNAITLLLRIAKEETVPPRHRGPLAEVLTRMLQRDPEARPSMAEVQELFEAVTGGRPLPPPRPRPRAGTRLLRVRRPRRRLVLAAAAGAVLLALGVVIGTVLVPGGTTPVAAPVSSGPPVPTTSSPAPTTPADLGCAARYEVTNSWPGGYQVQVTVRNDRTAGLSGWRVRWQLPAGHRISGLWNGTFTVDGSTVTVENAAWNAKLDADATTTFGLIALTQNGSDDARPALTCRTL, from the coding sequence GTGACCGACGCAGGAGAGCTGATCGCCGGGCGCTACCGGCTGGCCGAACGGATCGGCCAGGGATCGATGGGCGTCATCTGGCGTGCCCGCGACGAGCGGCTCGACCGGGTCGTCGCGGTCAAGCAGCTGGACTACGACGCGGCCATCGGGCCGGCCGCGGGTGAGCAGGCGAGCCTGCGCGCCCTGCGCGAAGCGCGGCTGACCGCGCGCCTGCGGCACCCGCACGCGATCACGGTGCACGACGTCGTCGAGGCGCCCGGCGGGCCCTACCTCGTGATGGAGTACCTGCCGTCGCGCAGCCTCGCCGAGATCCTGCTGGACCGGGAGACCCTGCCCGCCGAGGAGGTGGCGCGCATCGGCCTGCCGATCGCGTCGGCGCTCGCGGCCGCCCACGCCGAGGGGGTCGTCCACCGCGATGTCACGCCCGGCAACGTCCTGCTCGGGGAGTCCGGTGTCGTCAAGATCGCCGACTTCGGCATTTCCCGCGCCACCGGCGAAGGCACCGTGACCGGCGGCGGGTTCATCGCGGGCACGCCGGCCTACCTGGCACCCGAAGTCGCCGGCGGCCACGAAGCCGGCTTCCCGGCCGATGTGTTCTCCCTCGGGGCGACGCTCTACCGCGCGCTGGAAGGCACTCCCCCGTTCGGCAACGACGACAACGCGATCACGCTCCTGCTGCGCATCGCGAAGGAGGAGACCGTCCCGCCCCGGCACCGCGGGCCGCTCGCCGAGGTGCTCACCCGCATGCTGCAGCGGGACCCCGAAGCGCGCCCGTCGATGGCCGAGGTCCAGGAGCTGTTCGAAGCGGTGACCGGCGGCCGTCCCCTGCCGCCGCCCCGGCCCCGGCCCCGGGCCGGCACCCGGCTGCTGCGCGTCCGCCGCCCGCGGCGCCGGCTCGTCCTGGCGGCGGCCGCCGGCGCGGTCCTGCTGGCCCTCGGCGTGGTGATCGGCACGGTGCTCGTCCCCGGCGGCACGACGCCCGTCGCCGCACCGGTTTCGTCCGGTCCCCCGGTCCCGACGACCTCGAGCCCGGCACCGACGACGCCGGCCGACCTCGGCTGCGCGGCCCGCTACGAGGTGACGAACTCCTGGCCCGGCGGCTACCAGGTCCAGGTGACGGTGCGCAACGACCGGACCGCGGGCCTGTCCGGCTGGCGCGTCCGCTGGCAGCTGCCCGCCGGTCACCGCATCAGCGGCTTGTGGAACGGCACCTTCACGGTCGATGGTTCGACGGTGACGGTCGAAAACGCCGCCTGGAACGCCAAGCTCGACGCGGACGCGACGACGACGTTCGGCCTGATCGCCTTGACGCAGAACGGAAGTGACGACGCCCGCCCGGCGCTCACCTGCCGGACGCTCTGA
- a CDS encoding HNH endonuclease yields the protein MKVLVLNAGYEPLQTVSVPHAIRMLVRHVAEIHEAEDGLAYGLFPRPKIVRLLRYVVMKWRYTQPPRWSRRGVLVRDGHRCAYCGQRATTIDHVTPLSRGGARTDWLNTVAACGGTARSCNARKADKLPGEAGMKLRFAPYVPAWDQLHRPGA from the coding sequence ATGAAGGTTCTGGTCCTCAACGCCGGCTACGAGCCGCTGCAGACCGTTTCGGTCCCGCACGCGATCCGCATGCTCGTCCGCCACGTCGCCGAGATCCACGAGGCCGAGGACGGCCTCGCCTACGGGCTGTTCCCGCGCCCGAAGATCGTGCGGTTACTGCGTTATGTCGTCATGAAGTGGCGATATACGCAGCCGCCGCGCTGGTCCCGGCGCGGCGTGCTGGTCCGTGACGGCCACCGCTGCGCCTACTGCGGGCAGCGCGCCACCACGATCGACCACGTGACGCCGCTGAGCCGCGGCGGCGCCCGGACCGACTGGCTCAACACGGTCGCCGCGTGCGGGGGCACGGCCCGCAGCTGCAACGCCCGCAAGGCGGACAAGCTGCCGGGCGAGGCCGGGATGAAGCTGCGCTTCGCCCCGTACGTCCCGGCGTGGGACCAGCTGCACCGGCCCGGCGCTTGA
- a CDS encoding ferulic acid esterase, producing the protein MPGRFPRWAAAFAAACALTTAFAAPAAAAGVADHPVRTTGCGRPAGFPAGVTTTRHVTSGGLDREYTVHLPAGYQPWRPYPLVLSFHGHKRTSQYQEELSGFSALDAIAVYPQGLIGTDGESAWTGAPYSAAADDVLFTSDLLTALQRTLCVDPGRIFAAGKSNGGGFAGVLACRLAGRIAAFAPVSGAFYPQGGACHPSRPAPVLDFHGTADTTIPYSGNPAKGLPAIPDWLAAWSTRDGCRPDPVSWTPVAGVVAQKWLGCALEHYRVEGAGHVWPSTRPNNDSATPAVIDATPVIWRFFRSHPLR; encoded by the coding sequence GTGCCCGGACGCTTCCCCCGGTGGGCCGCCGCGTTCGCCGCGGCCTGTGCCCTGACCACCGCCTTCGCCGCGCCCGCCGCCGCGGCCGGCGTCGCCGACCACCCCGTCCGCACCACCGGCTGCGGCCGGCCCGCCGGCTTCCCGGCCGGGGTGACGACCACCCGGCACGTCACCTCCGGCGGCCTCGACCGCGAGTACACCGTCCACCTGCCCGCGGGGTACCAGCCGTGGCGGCCGTACCCGCTGGTCCTGTCCTTCCACGGCCACAAGCGGACCTCGCAGTACCAGGAGGAGCTGTCCGGCTTCTCGGCGCTGGACGCGATCGCGGTCTACCCGCAGGGCCTGATCGGCACCGACGGCGAGTCCGCCTGGACCGGGGCGCCGTATTCGGCCGCCGCGGACGACGTCCTGTTCACCAGCGACCTGCTGACCGCGCTGCAGCGCACGCTGTGCGTCGACCCCGGCCGGATCTTCGCGGCCGGCAAGTCCAACGGCGGCGGGTTCGCCGGTGTGCTGGCCTGCCGCCTGGCGGGCCGGATCGCCGCGTTCGCCCCGGTGTCCGGCGCGTTCTACCCGCAGGGCGGCGCCTGCCACCCGAGCCGCCCGGCGCCGGTCCTCGACTTCCACGGCACGGCGGACACGACGATTCCCTATTCCGGCAACCCGGCGAAGGGCCTGCCCGCGATCCCGGACTGGCTGGCGGCCTGGTCCACAAGGGACGGTTGCCGTCCGGACCCGGTGTCGTGGACGCCGGTGGCGGGCGTCGTCGCGCAGAAGTGGCTCGGCTGCGCCCTCGAGCACTACCGCGTCGAAGGAGCGGGGCACGTCTGGCCCAGCACCCGGCCCAACAACGACTCCGCGACGCCGGCGGTCATCGACGCGACCCCGGTCATCTGGCGGTTCTTCCGCAGCCATCCCCTGCGGTGA
- the htpG gene encoding molecular chaperone HtpG codes for MTAPIETLEFQSEARQLLQLMIHSIYSNKDTFLRELVSNASDALDKLRLESYRDKDLEADTSDLHIAIETDPEARTLTVRDNGIGMTREEVVALIGTIAKSGTADFLTKLKEAKDAAASQDLIGQFGVGFYASFMVADKVTLVTRRAGTTEGVRWESTGEGTYTIQPVEDAPQGTAVTLHLKPEDTEDHLYDYTSAAKIREIVKKYSDFITWPIRMKGDGEEAEAETVNSMKALWARSSSEVSEDEYHEFYKHVSHDWQDPLETIRLQAEGTFEYQALLFLPSHAPMDLFLRERKRGVQLYVKRVFIMDDCESLVPEYLRFVKGVVDAQDLSLNVSREILQQDRQIQLIRRRLVKKVLSTVKTMMTADAEKYATFWREFGRAVKEGLLDDFENREAILEISSFASTHDTEKPTSLRDYVSRMKEGQEHIYFMTGESRSAIENSPHMEAFRAKGFEVLVLTDPIDEMWVDAVPGFDSKQFRSIAKGQVDLESEEDKKATEVAREQQNKDFESLLTWMGTALGETVKEVRLSSRLTTSPACIVGDTHDLTPTLEKMYRAMGQELPPIKRILELNPDHALVTGLREAHASRPEDDGLAETAELLYGMALLAEGGELSDPSRFIKLLAGRLEKTL; via the coding sequence GTGACTGCCCCGATCGAGACGCTGGAGTTCCAGTCGGAAGCGCGTCAGCTGCTCCAGCTGATGATCCATTCGATTTATTCGAACAAGGACACGTTCCTGCGGGAGCTCGTGTCCAACGCCTCCGACGCCCTCGACAAGCTGCGGCTGGAGTCGTACCGCGACAAGGACCTCGAGGCGGACACGTCCGACCTGCACATCGCGATCGAGACCGATCCCGAGGCGCGCACCCTGACCGTGCGCGACAACGGCATCGGCATGACCCGCGAGGAGGTCGTCGCCCTGATCGGGACGATCGCCAAGTCCGGCACCGCCGACTTCCTGACCAAGCTCAAGGAGGCGAAGGACGCGGCGGCGTCGCAGGACCTCATCGGGCAGTTCGGCGTCGGGTTCTACGCGAGCTTCATGGTCGCGGACAAGGTCACCCTCGTGACGCGCCGCGCCGGCACCACCGAGGGCGTCCGCTGGGAGTCGACCGGCGAAGGCACGTACACGATCCAGCCGGTCGAAGACGCGCCCCAGGGCACCGCGGTCACGCTGCACCTCAAGCCCGAGGACACCGAGGACCACCTCTACGACTACACGTCCGCGGCGAAGATCCGCGAGATCGTCAAGAAGTACTCCGACTTCATCACCTGGCCCATCCGGATGAAGGGTGACGGCGAGGAGGCGGAGGCCGAGACCGTCAACTCGATGAAGGCGCTGTGGGCGCGCTCGTCGAGCGAGGTCTCCGAGGACGAGTACCACGAGTTCTACAAGCACGTCAGCCACGACTGGCAGGACCCGCTGGAGACGATCCGGCTGCAGGCCGAGGGGACGTTCGAGTACCAGGCGCTGCTGTTCCTGCCCTCGCACGCGCCGATGGACCTGTTCCTGCGCGAGCGCAAGCGCGGCGTCCAGCTCTACGTCAAGCGCGTGTTCATCATGGACGACTGCGAGTCGCTCGTCCCCGAGTACCTGCGGTTCGTCAAGGGCGTCGTCGACGCGCAGGACCTTTCGCTGAACGTGTCGCGGGAGATCCTGCAGCAGGACCGGCAGATCCAGCTGATCCGCCGTCGCCTGGTGAAGAAGGTCCTGTCGACGGTCAAGACGATGATGACCGCCGACGCCGAGAAGTACGCGACGTTCTGGCGCGAGTTCGGCCGGGCGGTCAAGGAGGGCCTGCTCGACGACTTCGAGAACCGCGAAGCCATCCTCGAAATCTCGTCCTTCGCTTCGACGCATGACACCGAGAAGCCGACTTCGCTGCGTGACTACGTCTCGCGGATGAAGGAGGGCCAGGAGCACATCTACTTCATGACCGGCGAATCGCGGTCCGCGATCGAGAACTCGCCGCACATGGAGGCGTTCCGCGCCAAGGGCTTCGAGGTGCTGGTGCTGACCGACCCGATCGACGAGATGTGGGTCGACGCGGTGCCGGGCTTCGACTCCAAGCAGTTCCGGTCCATCGCCAAGGGCCAGGTCGACCTCGAATCGGAAGAGGACAAGAAGGCCACCGAGGTCGCCCGCGAACAGCAGAACAAGGACTTCGAGAGCCTGCTGACGTGGATGGGCACGGCGCTGGGCGAGACCGTCAAGGAGGTCCGCCTGTCCTCGCGGCTGACGACGTCGCCGGCCTGCATCGTCGGGGACACGCACGACCTGACCCCGACGCTGGAGAAGATGTACCGCGCGATGGGGCAGGAGCTGCCGCCGATCAAGCGCATCCTCGAGCTCAACCCGGACCACGCGCTGGTGACCGGGCTGCGCGAGGCGCACGCCTCCCGCCCGGAGGACGACGGCCTGGCCGAGACGGCCGAGCTGCTCTACGGCATGGCCCTGCTCGCGGAGGGCGGTGAGCTGTCCGACCCGTCGCGGTTCATCAAGCTGCTGGCCGGCCGCCTGGAGAAGACCCTCTGA
- a CDS encoding glycoside hydrolase family 76 protein, whose amino-acid sequence MHFLIPLLTFVLAATPTPAPAPAAAPLATICNKYCDARDPASSPGDRGGPSAGVSGRRISLHLDDGDDMGWAAITGGGAGDHVWLDRSFDAGRTWASGSKLGDTATPSGATGWRTLMYNADDWANRGVGLLRACGQPAGSGTIACTGWARPTWNAWDRRTAAATALMERYNLGTGLFDTTGWWNSANALTAVIDNARISGMGSYRYAIDTTYTKNLSAQGGSFRNDYLDDTAWWGLAWVDAYDLTGDSRYLNTARADADHMSAYWDGVCGGGVWWNTTRTTKNAIPNSLYIQLNAALHNRIPGDTAYLARARAGWTWFSGSGMINGANLVNDGLNMSTCANNGQPVWTYNQGVPLAALTELYRATGDAGLLAKARSMANASTTNASLNPGGILRDPGETAGGGGLDGPTFKGVYVRDLAVLNTALPDHPYTAYLQRQANAAYANDRDSAEAYGLMWAGPFDQSDAARQQSALDLMNAAP is encoded by the coding sequence ATGCACTTCCTCATCCCCCTGCTGACCTTCGTCCTCGCGGCCACGCCGACGCCGGCACCGGCGCCGGCCGCCGCGCCGCTCGCGACGATCTGCAACAAGTACTGCGACGCGCGGGATCCCGCGTCGTCCCCAGGCGACCGCGGAGGCCCGTCGGCCGGCGTGAGCGGCCGCCGGATCTCCCTGCACCTCGACGACGGCGACGACATGGGCTGGGCGGCGATCACCGGCGGTGGCGCCGGCGACCACGTCTGGCTGGACCGCTCGTTCGACGCCGGGCGCACGTGGGCTTCGGGCAGCAAGCTCGGCGACACCGCGACGCCGTCGGGAGCGACGGGCTGGCGAACCCTGATGTACAACGCCGACGACTGGGCGAACCGGGGTGTCGGGCTCCTGCGCGCGTGCGGACAGCCCGCGGGGTCGGGGACCATCGCCTGCACCGGCTGGGCCCGCCCGACCTGGAACGCGTGGGACCGCCGCACCGCGGCCGCGACGGCCCTGATGGAGCGGTACAACCTCGGCACCGGCCTCTTCGACACGACCGGGTGGTGGAACTCGGCCAACGCGCTCACCGCGGTCATCGACAACGCCCGGATCAGCGGCATGGGCAGCTACCGCTACGCGATCGACACGACGTACACGAAGAACCTGTCGGCGCAGGGCGGCAGCTTCCGCAACGACTACCTGGACGACACCGCGTGGTGGGGCCTGGCGTGGGTGGACGCCTACGACCTGACCGGCGACAGCCGCTACCTGAACACCGCCCGCGCCGACGCCGACCACATGTCCGCGTACTGGGACGGCGTCTGCGGTGGCGGGGTCTGGTGGAACACGACCCGCACGACGAAGAACGCCATCCCGAACTCGCTGTACATCCAGCTGAACGCGGCCCTGCACAACCGCATCCCGGGCGACACGGCGTACCTGGCGCGCGCCCGCGCGGGCTGGACGTGGTTCTCGGGCAGCGGGATGATCAACGGCGCGAACCTGGTCAACGACGGCCTGAACATGTCGACGTGCGCGAACAACGGCCAGCCGGTCTGGACGTACAACCAGGGCGTGCCCCTGGCGGCACTGACCGAGCTGTACCGCGCCACCGGCGACGCGGGCCTGCTGGCGAAGGCCCGGTCGATGGCGAACGCGTCGACGACGAACGCGTCCCTGAACCCGGGCGGGATCCTCCGCGACCCGGGCGAGACGGCCGGCGGCGGTGGCCTCGACGGCCCGACGTTCAAGGGCGTGTACGTCCGGGACCTGGCGGTGCTGAACACCGCCCTGCCGGACCACCCGTACACGGCCTACCTGCAGCGGCAGGCGAATGCGGCATACGCGAACGACCGGGACAGCGCGGAGGCGTACGGGCTGATGTGGGCGGGCCCGTTCGACCAGTCCGACGCGGCCCGGCAGCAGAGCGCACTGGACCTGATGAACGCGGCCCCGTGA
- a CDS encoding cupredoxin family copper-binding protein yields the protein MRRAALAVAGLLVFLNLPLASPAAAATQQVMMQGYAFSPAALTVRVGDTVTWMQHDEAPHDVVTTSAPVAFRSPQLSAGQSWSYTFRQAGTYQYYCSVHPDMRASVTVLPAPTTAPPSTVPRTTPKTSPAPTAAAAVPVATTPPPTTSAAAAAPAAPATPAAGPPPAVPQATAATTATLDPMLLVAGLVTGIAVLCLLLLSSRRA from the coding sequence ATGAGGCGCGCCGCCCTGGCCGTGGCCGGTCTGCTCGTGTTCCTGAACCTGCCGCTCGCGAGCCCGGCCGCCGCGGCGACGCAGCAGGTCATGATGCAGGGCTACGCCTTCTCCCCCGCCGCGCTGACCGTCCGGGTCGGCGACACGGTCACCTGGATGCAGCACGACGAAGCCCCGCACGACGTCGTCACGACGAGCGCGCCGGTCGCGTTCCGCAGCCCGCAGCTTTCGGCCGGGCAGAGCTGGAGCTACACGTTCCGGCAGGCGGGCACCTACCAGTACTACTGCTCGGTGCACCCCGACATGCGGGCCTCGGTGACAGTGCTGCCGGCGCCCACGACCGCACCGCCGAGCACGGTCCCGAGGACCACGCCGAAGACCAGCCCGGCGCCGACCGCGGCCGCGGCCGTGCCGGTGGCCACCACGCCTCCGCCCACCACGTCCGCGGCGGCCGCCGCCCCCGCCGCGCCGGCCACTCCCGCCGCCGGGCCGCCGCCCGCGGTCCCGCAGGCGACCGCGGCGACGACGGCGACCCTGGACCCGATGCTGCTGGTCGCCGGGCTCGTCACCGGGATCGCAGTGCTGTGCCTGCTGCTGCTGAGCTCGCGGCGGGCGTGA
- a CDS encoding cupredoxin family copper-binding protein — protein MDNPTPTAPEQPEVVRRRRNWPVAVAILALATALVSLATLRDDQTEQAAPSQAANVDLAALAQQGPLAVPLYQGLAREQAGGAAPAAAPSTKSVEAMGYKFSPADLTIDVGDTVTWTNHDTAPHNIVVTDGPEKFTSPPLQTGQTFSHTFTKAGKYSYYCSIHPDMKATVTVTGAAPTSAPPSSAPTSAPTSAPSHSMPVPSTPAGGGSCVPKAVLQPILDHIKSAHLETSPGQQVQDILNLDQYLKTHTVWLETVLAPALDGSAGQVATDTLAPIIAHIKSAHLEESLGQQVTDLLNLDQYIKTHTVWLENVLTPMLNQASC, from the coding sequence ATGGACAACCCCACCCCCACCGCCCCCGAGCAGCCGGAGGTGGTGCGGCGACGGCGGAACTGGCCGGTCGCCGTGGCGATCCTCGCCCTGGCGACCGCGTTGGTCAGCCTCGCCACGCTGCGCGACGACCAGACCGAGCAGGCCGCACCGAGCCAGGCCGCGAACGTCGACCTCGCCGCACTGGCCCAGCAGGGTCCCCTGGCCGTCCCGCTGTACCAGGGGCTCGCCCGGGAACAGGCGGGCGGGGCCGCCCCGGCCGCGGCGCCGTCCACCAAGTCGGTCGAAGCCATGGGCTACAAGTTCTCGCCGGCCGACCTCACGATCGACGTCGGGGACACGGTGACGTGGACCAACCACGACACCGCTCCGCACAATATCGTGGTCACCGACGGGCCGGAGAAGTTCACCTCGCCGCCCCTGCAGACCGGCCAGACCTTCAGCCACACCTTCACCAAGGCGGGCAAGTACTCGTACTACTGCTCGATCCACCCGGACATGAAAGCGACCGTCACCGTGACGGGCGCGGCCCCGACCAGCGCCCCGCCGTCCTCGGCCCCGACGTCCGCCCCGACCTCGGCACCGAGCCACTCGATGCCGGTACCGTCCACCCCGGCCGGCGGCGGCTCCTGCGTGCCGAAGGCGGTCCTGCAGCCGATCCTCGACCACATCAAGAGCGCGCACCTCGAGACCTCACCCGGTCAGCAGGTGCAGGACATCCTCAACCTGGACCAGTACCTCAAGACCCACACGGTGTGGCTCGAAACCGTGCTCGCGCCGGCGCTCGACGGATCGGCGGGCCAGGTCGCCACCGACACGCTGGCGCCGATCATCGCGCACATCAAGAGCGCACACCTCGAGGAGTCGCTGGGCCAGCAGGTGACCGATCTGCTGAACCTCGACCAGTACATCAAGACGCACACGGTGTGGCTCGAGAACGTGCTCACGCCGATGCTGAACCAGGCGAGCTGCTGA
- a CDS encoding CopD family protein, whose protein sequence is MEPVKAWYVLARTVDYAGLTLFAGGLLFLAVLWPAGAGHRGARSVLITGWVLGLAGTLAGLGLQAAWAAQRPAGDFLAWDLLSQALDSQFGRIWFARALLWLLGGVALAWLLQRGRDAATALPWRVGAGAILLGLLRTTGLTGHAVESTRPWLTQLADFAHLAGASAWIGGLAVLLFGVLARRDPEELASVIPRYSKLAMTSVAVVVAAGVVLAWQTVGSVGRVFGTAYGRTLLVKLAVLAVVLLAAQVSRSWVGRRLDFAVVLRGDAATVRPFVHSLAAETTLVLVVLLAASFLVTASPGR, encoded by the coding sequence GTGGAGCCCGTCAAGGCGTGGTACGTGCTCGCCCGCACCGTCGACTACGCCGGTCTCACGCTGTTCGCCGGCGGGCTGCTGTTCCTGGCCGTGCTCTGGCCCGCCGGCGCCGGCCACCGCGGCGCCCGTTCGGTGCTGATCACCGGCTGGGTCCTCGGCCTGGCCGGCACGCTCGCCGGCCTGGGCCTGCAGGCGGCGTGGGCCGCGCAGCGCCCGGCCGGCGACTTCCTGGCCTGGGACCTGCTCAGCCAGGCGCTGGACAGCCAGTTCGGGCGCATCTGGTTCGCCAGGGCGCTGCTGTGGCTGCTCGGCGGGGTGGCGCTGGCCTGGCTGCTGCAACGCGGCCGGGACGCGGCGACGGCGTTGCCCTGGCGGGTCGGCGCCGGGGCGATCCTGCTCGGGCTGCTCCGCACGACCGGGCTCACCGGCCACGCGGTGGAGAGCACCCGGCCCTGGCTGACGCAGCTGGCGGACTTCGCGCACCTCGCCGGCGCCTCGGCGTGGATCGGCGGCCTGGCCGTGCTGCTGTTCGGGGTCCTGGCCCGCCGCGACCCCGAAGAGCTCGCCTCGGTGATCCCCCGCTACTCGAAGCTGGCGATGACGTCGGTCGCCGTCGTGGTCGCCGCGGGCGTCGTGCTCGCGTGGCAGACCGTCGGCAGCGTCGGCCGCGTGTTCGGCACGGCCTACGGGCGGACGCTGCTGGTCAAGCTGGCCGTGCTCGCCGTCGTGCTGCTGGCCGCGCAGGTCAGCCGCAGCTGGGTGGGCCGGCGCCTCGACTTCGCCGTCGTCCTGCGCGGGGACGCCGCCACCGTCCGCCCCTTCGTCCATTCCCTCGCCGCGGAGACCACGCTCGTGCTCGTGGTCCTCCTCGCGGCGAGCTTCCTCGTCACGGCCAGCCCCGGCCGCTGA
- a CDS encoding copper resistance CopC family protein: MTSRWSFPVRLAAALAAAGGVMLLSAPAADAHSVLVSSSPAADASVAEGPAEAVLEFNEPVENRFTELAVLGPDGTSHWEAGPASVVDARVSAPLRPLGPAGAYTIRYRVTSADGHPVSGTVPFRLTVAGPAAAVPAAAVAARPDGDDPMPLWPWLTGGAVLLGTGFAVARRLSRADA; the protein is encoded by the coding sequence ATGACTTCCCGCTGGTCTTTCCCGGTCCGGCTCGCCGCCGCGCTGGCGGCCGCCGGCGGCGTGATGCTGCTGTCCGCGCCCGCGGCGGACGCGCACAGCGTCCTGGTGTCCAGTTCGCCGGCCGCGGACGCCTCCGTCGCCGAGGGCCCGGCCGAGGCCGTGCTCGAGTTCAACGAGCCGGTGGAAAACCGGTTCACCGAACTCGCGGTGCTCGGTCCCGACGGGACTTCGCACTGGGAGGCCGGTCCGGCGTCCGTTGTGGACGCCCGGGTCTCCGCGCCGCTGCGTCCGCTCGGCCCGGCCGGGGCCTACACCATCCGGTACCGCGTCACCTCCGCCGACGGCCACCCGGTCTCCGGCACCGTCCCGTTCCGGCTCACCGTGGCGGGCCCGGCGGCGGCCGTGCCGGCCGCCGCGGTGGCAGCGCGCCCGGACGGGGACGACCCGATGCCCCTGTGGCCGTGGCTCACCGGGGGCGCCGTCCTGCTCGGCACCGGGTTCGCGGTGGCCAGGCGGCTGAGCCGCGCGGACGCTTGA
- a CDS encoding DUF6221 family protein, translating to MTNLDDTTTAKLDEFVLARLAEDEERVRAGELPLIDEAERRGRLRIMYADDGDGLLLAGGPVEAMEDRHPVPFAEKAEFLRREICDVHDDASVKLVASVYEAHPDWRDEWRP from the coding sequence ATGACGAATCTCGACGACACCACGACCGCGAAGCTCGACGAATTCGTGCTCGCCCGGCTCGCGGAGGACGAAGAGCGCGTCCGGGCGGGTGAACTGCCGCTGATCGACGAGGCCGAGCGGCGCGGGCGGCTGCGGATCATGTACGCCGACGACGGCGACGGCCTGCTGCTGGCCGGCGGGCCGGTCGAGGCGATGGAGGACCGGCACCCGGTGCCGTTCGCCGAGAAGGCCGAGTTCCTGCGCCGCGAGATCTGCGACGTCCACGACGATGCGTCCGTCAAGCTCGTCGCGTCGGTCTACGAAGCCCACCCCGACTGGCGCGACGAGTGGCGCCCGTGA
- a CDS encoding phosphoribosyltransferase family protein — MPAWPARPRVFADREDGGRRLASELRRRTWADPVVLGLARGGVPVAAVVARRLGAELDVAVARKIGAPGHREYGVGAVTPDGPAIYDEAGLRALNLTAARMARAETRERAEARRRLARYRAGRVPAGLTGRDVLLVDDGLATGVTATAALRDLRAARPRTLVFAAPVAAPGAVARVLAEADDVVCVAEPPDFRAVGQWYADFRQLGDDEVLDLLTS; from the coding sequence ATGCCCGCGTGGCCGGCTCGTCCGCGGGTCTTCGCCGACCGGGAGGACGGCGGACGCCGGCTCGCGAGCGAACTGCGGCGCCGCACCTGGGCCGATCCGGTCGTGCTCGGGCTCGCCCGCGGCGGCGTGCCGGTGGCCGCCGTCGTCGCGCGGCGGCTCGGCGCCGAACTCGACGTCGCGGTCGCCCGCAAGATCGGCGCGCCGGGCCACCGCGAGTACGGCGTCGGCGCGGTCACCCCGGACGGCCCGGCGATCTACGACGAGGCCGGTCTGCGCGCGCTGAACCTGACCGCCGCGCGGATGGCCCGGGCCGAGACCCGGGAACGGGCGGAAGCACGCCGCCGGCTTGCGCGTTATCGCGCCGGCCGGGTGCCCGCCGGTCTCACCGGCCGTGACGTCCTCCTCGTGGACGACGGGCTCGCGACCGGCGTCACTGCGACGGCGGCGCTGCGTGACCTCCGCGCGGCCCGGCCGCGGACGCTCGTCTTCGCGGCACCCGTCGCCGCCCCCGGCGCGGTCGCGCGGGTGCTGGCCGAAGCCGACGACGTCGTCTGCGTCGCGGAGCCGCCGGATTTTCGCGCGGTCGGTCAGTGGTACGCCGATTTCCGCCAGCTGGGCGACGACGAGGTGCTGGACCTGCTCACCTCGTGA